One genomic region from Argentina anserina chromosome 2, drPotAnse1.1, whole genome shotgun sequence encodes:
- the LOC126784737 gene encoding ERAD-associated E3 ubiquitin-protein ligase component HRD3A-like — MFNLGYMHEHGQGLPLDLHLAKRYYDQALEIDATAKLPVTLALASLWIRKNYPNGFLVCVIDSLPEVYPKLEEWIDNVLLEEGNATILTLFVCLLTVLYLRERQRRHAVVVPGGVAMPPNPNELVAPVPN, encoded by the exons ATGTTCAACCTGGGTTACATGCATGAGCATGGACAAGGTTTACCTTTGGATCTCCATCTTGCCAAACGCTACTATGATCAAGCCCTAGAGATTGATGCAACAGCCAAGTTACCAGTCACACTAGCCCTTGCTAGCTTGTGGATACGAAAGAATTATCCCAATGGTTTTCTG GTCTGTGTGATTGACTCATTGCCTGAGGTGTATCCAAAATTAGAAGAATGGATAGATAATGTGTTGCTGGAGGAAGGAAATGCAACAATATTGACTCTTTTTGTATGTCTCCTCACTGTCCTATATCTCCGTGAGCGACAACGCAGGCATGCTGTAGTAGTCCCTGGTGGAGTGGCTATGCCGCCCAATCCAAACGAACTTGTTGCACCTGTACCCAATTAG
- the LOC126782502 gene encoding deSI-like protein At4g17486 isoform X1 has product MSLILQTGPKDGWQSIMPLCLRGKSASRFCMFPNVKAADYSPGNVPVYLNVYDLTPANGYVYWAGVGIFHSGVEVYGVEYAFGAHEYSSSGIFEVEPRQCPGFKFRRSIFIGTTCLDPFQVREFMERQSANYNGDTYHLIVKNCNHFCHDICYKLTGKLTPKWVNRLAKIGSMCNCILPDALKSTTVPHDPNCQEYENEKKRLRSSFTCLSSISMPQREVSMSSLFLHSHYKGCLPPWEFRRSRNGSSKKG; this is encoded by the exons ATGAGCCTCATTCTTCAAACAG GACCAAAGGATGGTTGGCAATCTATCATGCCTCTTTGTTTGAGAGGGAAATCAGCTTCACGTTTTTGCATGTTTCCAAATGTGAAGGCAGCAGACTACAGTCCAGGAAACGTTCCTGTCTATCTAAATGTGTATGACTTGACACCTGCAAATGGATATGTTTATTGGGCAGGTGTTGGTATCTTTCACTCTGGAGTTGAAG TCTATGGTGTAGAATATGCCTTTGGAGCCCACGAATACTCATCCAGTGGTATCTTTGAGGTTGAACCTCGACAGTGCCCTGGCTTCAAGTTTAGAAGGTCAATTTTCATTGGCACAACATGCTTGGATCCTTTCCAGGTTAGAGAGTTCATGGAGCGCCAATCTGCAAATTACAATGGTGACACATATCACTTGATTGTTAAGAACTGCAACCATTTCTGTCACGATATATGTTATAAGCTGACAGGAAAATTGACACCAAAATGGGTCAATCGCCTTGCAAAAATAG GTTCAATGTGCAACTGTATACTCCCAGATGCTCTTAAGTCTACCACTGTTCCACATGACCCTAATTGCCaagaatatgaaaatgaaaaaaagagaCTAAGAAGTTCCTTCACTTGCTTGTCATCAATCTCAATGCCTCAGAGGGAAGTATCAATGTCGTCATTGTTTCTACATTCTCACTATAAAGGCTGCTTACCTCCGTGGGAGTTTAGAAGGTCTAGAAATGGCTCATCGAAGAAAGGGTGA
- the LOC126782502 gene encoding deSI-like protein At4g17486 isoform X2, with translation MKSGPKDGWQSIMPLCLRGKSASRFCMFPNVKAADYSPGNVPVYLNVYDLTPANGYVYWAGVGIFHSGVEVYGVEYAFGAHEYSSSGIFEVEPRQCPGFKFRRSIFIGTTCLDPFQVREFMERQSANYNGDTYHLIVKNCNHFCHDICYKLTGKLTPKWVNRLAKIGSMCNCILPDALKSTTVPHDPNCQEYENEKKRLRSSFTCLSSISMPQREVSMSSLFLHSHYKGCLPPWEFRRSRNGSSKKG, from the exons ATGAAATCAGGACCAAAGGATGGTTGGCAATCTATCATGCCTCTTTGTTTGAGAGGGAAATCAGCTTCACGTTTTTGCATGTTTCCAAATGTGAAGGCAGCAGACTACAGTCCAGGAAACGTTCCTGTCTATCTAAATGTGTATGACTTGACACCTGCAAATGGATATGTTTATTGGGCAGGTGTTGGTATCTTTCACTCTGGAGTTGAAG TCTATGGTGTAGAATATGCCTTTGGAGCCCACGAATACTCATCCAGTGGTATCTTTGAGGTTGAACCTCGACAGTGCCCTGGCTTCAAGTTTAGAAGGTCAATTTTCATTGGCACAACATGCTTGGATCCTTTCCAGGTTAGAGAGTTCATGGAGCGCCAATCTGCAAATTACAATGGTGACACATATCACTTGATTGTTAAGAACTGCAACCATTTCTGTCACGATATATGTTATAAGCTGACAGGAAAATTGACACCAAAATGGGTCAATCGCCTTGCAAAAATAG GTTCAATGTGCAACTGTATACTCCCAGATGCTCTTAAGTCTACCACTGTTCCACATGACCCTAATTGCCaagaatatgaaaatgaaaaaaagagaCTAAGAAGTTCCTTCACTTGCTTGTCATCAATCTCAATGCCTCAGAGGGAAGTATCAATGTCGTCATTGTTTCTACATTCTCACTATAAAGGCTGCTTACCTCCGTGGGAGTTTAGAAGGTCTAGAAATGGCTCATCGAAGAAAGGGTGA
- the LOC126784670 gene encoding G-box-binding factor 1-like, whose translation METKEESSTASTQVVAVEIQDNIEESLLSEKNSEPMPPMATSKEGSVDIELVSNRIAESGKETSASGNSGDGASLSAAGKCENSSDENADANRDFSAFHKQVSNQIDQLGAFQNHSGVLDSGTNTNLKLLMLGINMPESHPSLGMDLNISSGHAIHTEDDHDRRRREKRKQCNRESAKRSRYRRQQECEKLRETAERLNNEVSELPNVLKRLSEECVELNVENSFLIDEMEKMNGADAVADLRAVKVNTFDGGSNNIESKIPSRENSTSPTHEKETSPPPSHRKETSPTSEPRLFGVTLRPNYADCLRS comes from the exons ATGGAGACCAAGGAGGAAAGCAGCACTGCTTCAACTCAG GTTGTGGCAGTAGAAATTCAAGATAATATAGAGGAAAGCCTGCTCAGTGAGAAGAACTCCGAACCAATGCCACCAATGGCAACAAGTAAGGAAGGCTCAGTAGACATTGAGTTGGTAAGCAATCGAATTGCAGAGAGCGGAAAGGAAACTTCTGCTTCTGGAAATAGTGGTGATGGTGCTTCACTGAG TGCTGCAGGAAAATGTGAGAATTCATCAGATGAGAATGCTGACGCCAACCGA GATTTTTCTGCATTTCATAAGCAAGTTTCTAACCAGATTGATCAACTGGGAGCATTTCAGAATCATTCTGGAGTCCTTGATAGTGGCACAAATACAAATTTGAAATTGTTGATGTTAGGCATAAACATGCCTGAATCCCATCCAAGTTTGGGAATGGACCTGAATATATCCAGTGGTCATGCCATACACACAGAG GATGATCACGAccggagaagaagagaaaagagaaagcaGTGCAATAGGGAGTCAGCTAAGAGGTCAAGATACCGTAGGCAG CAAGAGTGTGAAAAACTTCGAGAAACTGCAGAGAGGCTGAATAACGAAGTCTCAGAGCTCCCAAATGTGTTAAAAAGGCTTTCTGAGGAGTGCGTGGAACTTAATGTAGAAAACAGTTTTCTAATT GATGAGATGGAGAAGATGAATGGTGCAGATGCAGTTGCTGATCTCAGAGCTGTGAAAGTGAACACTTTTGATGGTGGAAGCAACAACATCGAATCAAAAATTCCGAGCAGAGAAAACTCAACTTCTCCTACTCATGAAAAGGAAACTTCTCCACCTCCTTCTCATAGGAAAGAGACTTCTCCTACTTCTGAGCCTCGATTATTTGGTGTTACCCTACGACCTAACTATGCTGATTGTTTACGTAGTTGA